The Armatimonadota bacterium DNA segment CGCAGGTGTTCCTCTGCGGCACCCAGGTCTGCGGAGATGCGCTCCGCGTCCCGGGCCAGTCCCGCCCGGCGTGCCTCAATCTCATCCACCACGGCGGTACGGTCTCGCAGCCGCCCGCGCAGGGCCTCCAGGTTTCCGTCAACCTGCGCCATGGCGACCTGGCACGCGGCCACCGCCTGCGCCGATGCTTCCCGCGCACCACCCAGCCGCCTTGCCTCCTGTTGGAGTTCTGCCAGGCGGGTCTCCAGATACCCGGTCTCGTCCTCAAGCCGCCGCACGTCGCCTGCGAGGCGGTCCACCTCGGCACGCCTGCCGTGAAGCTCCAGGCCGCGCGACGCCGCCTCCGCGGCCAGCGCGGCCTCGTCCCCGGCCAAACGCGCGGCCTCGGCTTCCAGTTGTGCCAGACGCTGAGCGCGCTCCGTCAGGGCCGTGGCCGCTGCACCGCGGGCGGTCCTATGCGAGGAGAGCGCGGTCTCGGCGGCCGCCGCCTGCTCGGCGGCGGTCAGATACTGCTTCTGGGCCATCTCCCGGCGAGATGAAGCCCTTGCCGCGTCTGCCCGCAACGCGGCGAGCGCCTGGTTGCGTCCCAACGGCATGACGTCACGACCGCGCCGCCCGCGCAGCGACAGCACGCCGTCAGGGGAGAGGAGCGTGCCGTCAAGGGTGACGACCCGGCCAGAGAAGCCGGATCCGAACAGCCCCCAGGCGCAGTCCAGATCGGCTACGATCGCCACGTCGCCCAACAGGGCATCCACAGCAGTACTGATGGACGCGTCGGAGATCACCACCTCGGCCGCGCGTACATGGGCGCTGCCATCCATGACGGGTGCCAGAGGCCGACTGGCGCGGACCGAGTCCAGGGCCAGGATGGCGGCTCCTCCATTCCCCTCTGCCTCAAGAAAGCCGCAGATCACCGGGATCGCTGCCCTGCTGTCCACGACCAGGCAGTGGAGCCTCCTTCCCAGTGCCGCGGCAACGGCGGGCTGGTATTCACCCGGCACCTCTATCAGGTCGGCCACCGCGCCCCGCAGCCCCGGGAACCGGGCGGGATCGGCGCGGGCAGCCAGCAGCACACCGCGTGCGCCCTCCTCGAAGCCCGCGAACTGGGCGTGTGCCTCTTCCATGGAGGCCAGGCGGGATTGGAGCCCGTGCTCTTCCATTTCAGCGGCGCGCAGCCGTTCCGCGGAAGCATCCAGGCAGCGACGGCCCTCATCCGCCGTCCGCGTTGCGGATGCCAGGGCATCCTCCGCGTGTTCGAGCGTCGCTCGCGCCTCACCGCAGGCCTCGCGCGCAGATTCGAGGGCATTCGTAATCCGCGCCGCGGCCTCGCGAAGGTCTTCGACCCTCTTCTCGGCGGCAGCGGCCGACTGGCCCAGCACCTCGGCGCGCGCGGAGAGCGCGGCCAGATCGCTGCGCGCCTGTGCCAGGGTCCGCGCGACGCCCGCTGCTTCTGGGCGGGCAAGGGACAACCACGCCTCCACCTCGTCTGCCGCGGCCTCGGCCTCAGAGAGACCGGCGACCGCGGCCGCCATCTCGCGCTGCTGCACCTCACGCTGGTCCTCCACCGCCGAGGCATCCTGGCGCAGCACCTCTGCGTCTGCCGCCACGCGGGCCTGCTCCTCCAACAGGCGGCCGGCCTCGTCCTTCAGGTGCTGGTGTTGCGCGCGCAGGGCATCGAGCCGCCGCTCCGCCTGCTGAACCTCGGCCGCACGGACCGCGAGCTCCTCGGCCCGGCCAAGGAGCGCCTGTTGGCCCTCCTCCCACTGGGCGGTCAGGGAGGCAACCTGCGCCTCGACCTCTGCCAAGGCGGCCGCCGCGGCGTCCGCCCTCGCAGCCGCGGCTGCGGCCTGTTCCCTTTCAGCGA contains these protein-coding regions:
- the smc gene encoding chromosome segregation protein SMC, giving the protein MLAAPGGGRTTGGPRRRSESRRRRSVQLRRLELVGFKTFVDRTELEFHPGITAIVGPNGSGKSNIMDSIRWALGETNARLLRGARMEDIIFAGTASRRPHSLAKVSLTLENGAGDLPLEFNEVTVSRTVTRGGEGEYAINGVDCRLRDIQMLFLGTGLGGRSYALIGQGEVDAVLRATPLERRQWLEEAAGLARQKRQRTEAERRLGHVQAHLDRAGDLLSELEAQQLVLAAQAEAAAQYRSHSEELRDLELALYADEARRLVGTARRLASQQVAEREQAAAAAARADAAAAALAEVEAQVASLTAQWEEGQQALLGRAEELAVRAAEVQQAERRLDALRAQHQHLKDEAGRLLEEQARVAADAEVLRQDASAVEDQREVQQREMAAAVAGLSEAEAAADEVEAWLSLARPEAAGVARTLAQARSDLAALSARAEVLGQSAAAAEKRVEDLREAAARITNALESAREACGEARATLEHAEDALASATRTADEGRRCLDASAERLRAAEMEEHGLQSRLASMEEAHAQFAGFEEGARGVLLAARADPARFPGLRGAVADLIEVPGEYQPAVAAALGRRLHCLVVDSRAAIPVICGFLEAEGNGGAAILALDSVRASRPLAPVMDGSAHVRAAEVVISDASISTAVDALLGDVAIVADLDCAWGLFGSGFSGRVVTLDGTLLSPDGVLSLRGRRGRDVMPLGRNQALAALRADAARASSRREMAQKQYLTAAEQAAAAETALSSHRTARGAAATALTERAQRLAQLEAEAARLAGDEAALAAEAASRGLELHGRRAEVDRLAGDVRRLEDETGYLETRLAELQQEARRLGGAREASAQAVAACQVAMAQVDGNLEALRGRLRDRTAVVDEIEARRAGLARDAERISADLGAAEEHLREAAAAHDAVLAGQAAGKARLERLAAERAGLRDCLQAKGAELHAAIEAARASEAALHRAELRCAQADAELAAAASRLDEQYGITLEEAASRRLEASRDEARRRLDELRTALRELGPVNLRAIEEHATLTVRLEALRGRTQDVRAAADALRHSIAVINAALRVRFDQAFVEVDREFGRLFQQLFDGGQGSLELVEDELGAEPGLEVIAQLPGKKRRSLVALSGGERVLVALALIFALLRVHPSPFCIFDEVEAALDDENTRRFTGLLRDLARQTQVLIITHNKGTMAAADVLYGVTMQELGTSSLVSLRLVPSQNGGEPEPREDLGAREPLRQREAVALPGE